A genome region from Nocardiopsis exhalans includes the following:
- a CDS encoding dihydroorotase, which produces MPESTGPHLIRGARPLGGDPVDLLFADGRIAAIGPDLEAPEGAQVVDATGLIALPGLVDLHTHLREPGREDAETVASGSRSAAMGGYTSVHAMANTEPVADTAGVVEQVWRLGREAGYCDVRPVGAVTVGLAGQQLAEIGAMADSAARVRVFSDDGICVWDALLMRRALEYVKAFDGVIAQHAQEPRLTEGAQMNEGCVSDRLGLPGWPAVAEEAIIARDCLLAQHVGSRLHVCHVSTKGSVDIIRWAKERGCDVTAEVTPHHLLLTDELVESYDPIYKVNPPLRTAEDVQALREGLADGTIDIVATDHAPHPKEAKETEWSTAAMGMVGLETALAVVQQTMVDTGLLTWAQVADRMSTAPARIGRVGGHGRELAVGEPANVVLYDPEAPVGVDGEAMATKSSNTPFRGLTLPGQVRATFLRGAPTVLEGKIN; this is translated from the coding sequence ATGCCCGAATCCACCGGACCGCATCTGATCCGCGGCGCCCGACCGCTCGGCGGCGACCCCGTCGACCTGCTCTTCGCCGATGGCAGGATCGCCGCGATCGGCCCCGACCTGGAGGCCCCCGAGGGCGCGCAGGTCGTGGACGCCACCGGCCTGATCGCCCTGCCCGGACTCGTGGACCTGCACACCCACCTGCGCGAGCCCGGCCGCGAGGACGCCGAGACGGTCGCCTCGGGCTCCCGCTCCGCCGCCATGGGCGGCTACACCTCCGTGCACGCCATGGCCAACACCGAGCCCGTCGCCGACACCGCCGGCGTGGTCGAGCAGGTCTGGCGGCTGGGCCGCGAGGCCGGCTACTGCGACGTGCGCCCCGTCGGCGCCGTCACCGTCGGCCTGGCCGGGCAGCAGCTCGCCGAGATCGGCGCCATGGCCGACTCCGCAGCCCGGGTCCGGGTCTTCTCCGACGACGGCATCTGCGTCTGGGACGCCCTGCTCATGCGCCGCGCCCTGGAGTACGTCAAGGCCTTCGACGGCGTCATCGCCCAGCACGCCCAGGAGCCCCGCCTGACCGAGGGCGCCCAGATGAACGAGGGTTGCGTCTCCGACCGCCTCGGCCTGCCCGGCTGGCCCGCGGTCGCCGAGGAAGCGATCATCGCCCGCGACTGCCTGCTCGCCCAGCACGTCGGCTCGCGCCTGCACGTGTGCCACGTCTCCACCAAGGGGTCGGTGGACATCATCCGCTGGGCCAAGGAGCGCGGCTGCGACGTCACCGCCGAGGTCACCCCGCACCACCTGCTCCTCACCGACGAACTGGTGGAGAGCTACGACCCGATCTACAAGGTCAACCCGCCCCTGCGCACCGCCGAGGACGTCCAGGCGCTGCGTGAGGGCCTGGCCGACGGCACGATCGACATCGTCGCCACCGACCACGCCCCCCACCCCAAGGAGGCCAAGGAGACCGAGTGGTCCACGGCCGCCATGGGAATGGTCGGACTGGAGACCGCGTTGGCGGTCGTGCAGCAGACCATGGTCGACACCGGTCTGCTTACCTGGGCACAGGTCGCCGACCGCATGTCCACCGCCCCCGCCCGCATCGGCCGGGTCGGCGGACACGGCCGTGAGCTGGCCGTCGGTGAGCCCGCCAACGTCGTCCTGTACGACCCCGAGGCGCCGGTCGGCGTCGACGGCGAGGCCATGGCCACCAAGAGCAGCAACACCCCGTTCCGGGGCCTGACCCTGCCGGGCCAGGTGCGCGCCACCTTCCTGCGTGGCGCGCCCACCGTCCTGGAGGGGAAGATCAATTGA
- the carA gene encoding glutamine-hydrolyzing carbamoyl-phosphate synthase small subunit, whose amino-acid sequence MSEEIGGPAILVLEDGRVFHGRSFGATGETFGEAVFNTGMTGYQETLTDPSYHRQIVAMTAPHIGNTGVNDDDPESGRIWVAGYVVREPARIPSNWRAQRTLDEELRRQNVVGIALNGTRALTRHLRDRGAMRSAISSVETDPKALLARILEQPRMAGSDLAAEVSTDTAYEILPPEGVQARFHVAAVDLGIKAMTPQRLAERGCKVTVLPSSATAEDILALDPDGVFFSNGPGDPATADHSVNAMRGVLDSGKPLFGICFGNQILGRSLGLGTYKLPFGHRGVNQPVIDTRTKKVAITSQNHGFAVDAPLDTPFDTPYGRAEVSHIGLNDQVVEGLRLLDRPVFSVQFHPEAAAGPHDAAGLFDEFVDLMSAQPAPAAK is encoded by the coding sequence GTGTCCGAGGAGATCGGCGGCCCGGCGATCCTGGTGCTTGAGGACGGACGTGTGTTCCACGGCCGCTCCTTCGGCGCCACCGGTGAGACCTTCGGCGAGGCCGTCTTCAACACCGGGATGACCGGCTACCAGGAGACCCTCACCGACCCCTCGTACCACCGGCAGATCGTCGCGATGACCGCCCCGCACATCGGCAACACCGGGGTCAACGACGACGACCCCGAGTCCGGCCGGATCTGGGTCGCGGGCTACGTCGTCCGCGAGCCCGCCCGCATCCCCTCCAACTGGCGCGCCCAGCGCACCCTCGACGAGGAGCTGCGCCGCCAGAACGTGGTCGGCATCGCCCTGAACGGCACCCGCGCCCTCACCCGCCACCTGCGCGACCGGGGCGCCATGCGCTCGGCGATCAGCAGCGTCGAGACCGACCCCAAGGCGCTGCTCGCCCGCATCCTGGAGCAGCCCCGCATGGCCGGTTCCGACCTGGCCGCCGAGGTCAGCACCGACACCGCCTACGAGATCCTGCCGCCCGAGGGCGTCCAGGCGCGCTTCCACGTCGCCGCCGTCGACCTCGGCATCAAGGCCATGACGCCCCAGCGCCTGGCCGAGCGCGGCTGCAAGGTCACCGTGCTTCCCTCCTCCGCCACCGCAGAGGACATCCTCGCCCTGGACCCGGACGGCGTTTTCTTCAGCAACGGCCCCGGCGACCCCGCCACCGCAGACCACTCGGTCAACGCCATGCGCGGCGTCCTGGACTCGGGCAAGCCGCTCTTCGGCATCTGCTTCGGCAACCAGATCCTGGGCCGCTCCCTGGGCCTGGGCACCTACAAGCTGCCCTTCGGCCACCGCGGCGTCAACCAGCCGGTCATCGACACCCGCACCAAGAAGGTGGCGATCACCAGCCAGAACCACGGTTTCGCCGTGGACGCCCCGCTCGACACCCCCTTCGACACCCCCTACGGCCGGGCCGAGGTCAGCCACATCGGCCTCAACGACCAGGTCGTCGAGGGCCTGCGGCTGCTGGACCGCCCCGTGTTCAGCGTCCAGTTCCACCCGGAGGCCGCCGCGGGTCCCCACGACGCCGCCGGGCTCTTCGACGAGTTCGTCGACCTGATGTCCGCCCAGCCCGCACCGGCTGCCAAGTAG
- the carB gene encoding carbamoyl-phosphate synthase large subunit codes for MPRRSDLSSVLVIGSGPIVIGQAAEFDYSGTQACRVLRAEGLRVILVNSNPATIMTDPEIADATYVEPITPEMIEKIIAKERPDALLPTLGGQTALNAAVDLDEAGILAKYDVELIGANIAAIQSGEDREVFKGIVERIGGESARSRICHTLQECLDAAEELSYPVVVRPSFTMGGAGSGFAHNEAELRRMASQGLALSPTTEVLLEESILGWKEYELELMRDTNDNVVIVCSIENLDPMGVHTGDSITVAPAMTLTDREYQKLRDIGIAVIREVGVDTGGCNIQFAVHPTTGRIIVIEMNPRVSRSSALASKATGFPIAKIAAKLAVGYTLDEIPNDITKETPASFEPSLDYVVVKVPRFAFEKFPGADPTLTTTMKSVGEAMAIGRSFPEALQKAMRSLEKAGVGLTWAGRPGDKDELLRQAAQPTEHRLRQVQQAFRAGATVEELHESTKIDPWFLDQMLRLEEMARVLATAPKLDAGLLRDAKGLGFSDVQIGEITGKTEDVVRELRHALGIHPVYLTVDTCAAEFKAETPYLYSSYDEETEVPTGDKPKIIILGSGPNRIGQGVEFDYSCVHASFALSDAGFETVMVNCNPETVSTDYDTSDRLYFEPLTLEDVLEVVRAEQAAGPVVGVIVQLGGQTPLGLARRLKDAGVPIIGTSPEAIDLAEDRGEFGKVLAAAGLPAPKYGMAYSFAEAKVAADEIGYPVMVRPSYVLGGRGMEIVYSEKMLADYIERNAEVSPEHPVLIDRFLDDAIEIDVDALYDGKDLYLGGVMEHIEEAGIHSGDSACTLPSITLGSEDIERIRYSTEAIARGTGVRGLLNVQYALASGVLNVLEANPRASRTVPFVSKATAVPLAKAAARVMAGTSIAELRAEGMLPPKGDGGNLPADAPVSVKEAVLPFNRFINKEGEGVDTILGPEMRSTGEVMGLDTDFGSAYAKSQLAVNGNVPTQGKVFVSVANRDKRSMIFPVKRLADLGFEILATEGTAVVLRRNGVRATVVRKHSTGTGPGGEPTIVQLIHDGEVDLIVNTPFGSAGQSGPRLDGYEIRTAAIARGVPSVTTVQGLAAAVQAIEARVRGDIGVRSLQEHAQAITESRRSS; via the coding sequence ATGCCGCGCCGTAGTGACCTTTCATCCGTCCTCGTCATCGGCTCCGGCCCGATCGTGATCGGGCAGGCGGCCGAGTTCGACTACTCGGGCACCCAGGCCTGCCGTGTCCTGCGGGCCGAGGGCCTGCGGGTCATCCTGGTCAACTCCAACCCGGCCACGATCATGACCGACCCGGAGATCGCCGACGCCACCTACGTCGAGCCGATCACCCCGGAGATGATCGAGAAGATCATCGCCAAGGAGCGCCCCGACGCGCTCCTGCCCACCCTGGGCGGACAGACCGCGCTCAACGCCGCCGTCGACCTGGACGAGGCCGGGATCCTGGCCAAGTACGACGTCGAGCTCATCGGCGCCAACATCGCGGCGATCCAGTCCGGTGAGGACCGCGAGGTCTTCAAGGGCATCGTCGAGCGCATCGGCGGCGAGTCCGCCCGCTCGCGCATCTGCCACACCCTCCAGGAGTGCCTGGACGCGGCCGAGGAGCTCAGCTACCCGGTCGTGGTGCGCCCCTCCTTCACCATGGGCGGCGCCGGGTCGGGCTTCGCTCACAACGAGGCCGAGCTGCGCCGGATGGCCAGCCAGGGCCTCGCGCTCTCCCCGACCACCGAGGTACTCCTGGAGGAGTCCATCCTCGGCTGGAAGGAGTACGAGCTGGAGCTGATGCGCGACACCAACGACAACGTGGTGATCGTGTGCTCCATCGAGAACCTCGACCCCATGGGGGTGCACACCGGTGACTCCATCACCGTGGCCCCGGCCATGACCCTCACCGACCGCGAGTACCAGAAGCTGCGCGATATCGGCATCGCGGTCATCCGCGAGGTCGGCGTGGACACCGGCGGCTGCAACATCCAGTTCGCCGTCCACCCCACCACCGGCCGGATCATCGTCATCGAGATGAACCCCCGCGTGTCCCGTTCCTCGGCGCTGGCCTCCAAGGCCACCGGCTTCCCGATCGCCAAGATCGCCGCCAAGCTCGCCGTCGGCTACACGCTGGACGAGATCCCCAACGACATCACCAAGGAGACCCCGGCCAGCTTCGAGCCCTCGCTCGACTACGTCGTGGTCAAGGTGCCCCGCTTCGCCTTCGAGAAGTTCCCCGGAGCCGACCCCACCCTCACCACCACCATGAAGTCGGTGGGCGAGGCCATGGCCATCGGCCGGTCCTTCCCCGAGGCGTTGCAGAAGGCCATGCGCTCACTGGAGAAGGCGGGCGTCGGCCTCACCTGGGCCGGACGTCCCGGCGACAAGGACGAGCTCCTGCGCCAGGCCGCCCAGCCCACCGAGCACCGCCTGCGCCAGGTCCAGCAGGCCTTCCGCGCCGGTGCCACGGTCGAGGAACTGCACGAGTCCACCAAGATCGACCCCTGGTTCCTGGACCAGATGCTGCGTCTGGAGGAGATGGCCCGCGTCCTGGCCACCGCTCCCAAGCTCGACGCCGGCCTGCTCCGCGACGCCAAGGGCCTGGGCTTCTCCGACGTCCAGATCGGAGAGATCACCGGTAAGACCGAGGACGTCGTCCGCGAGCTCCGGCACGCCCTGGGCATTCACCCCGTCTACCTGACCGTGGACACCTGCGCCGCCGAGTTCAAAGCCGAGACGCCGTACCTGTATTCCAGCTACGACGAGGAGACCGAGGTCCCCACCGGGGACAAGCCCAAGATCATCATCCTGGGCTCGGGGCCCAACCGCATCGGCCAGGGCGTGGAGTTCGACTACTCCTGCGTCCACGCCTCCTTCGCGCTCTCCGACGCCGGGTTCGAGACCGTCATGGTCAACTGCAACCCCGAGACCGTCTCCACCGACTACGACACCAGTGACCGGCTCTACTTCGAGCCGCTCACCCTGGAGGACGTCCTGGAGGTCGTGCGCGCCGAGCAGGCCGCCGGACCGGTCGTCGGCGTCATCGTCCAGCTGGGCGGCCAGACCCCGCTCGGTCTGGCCCGCCGCCTCAAGGACGCCGGGGTGCCCATCATCGGCACCAGCCCCGAGGCCATCGACCTGGCCGAGGACCGCGGCGAGTTCGGCAAGGTCCTGGCCGCCGCCGGGCTGCCCGCGCCCAAGTACGGCATGGCCTACTCCTTCGCCGAGGCCAAGGTCGCCGCGGACGAGATCGGCTACCCGGTCATGGTCCGCCCCTCCTACGTGCTGGGCGGCCGCGGCATGGAGATCGTCTACAGCGAGAAGATGCTCGCCGACTACATCGAGCGCAACGCCGAGGTCAGCCCCGAGCACCCGGTCCTGATCGACCGGTTCCTCGACGACGCCATCGAGATCGACGTCGACGCCCTCTACGACGGCAAGGACCTGTACCTGGGCGGCGTCATGGAGCACATCGAGGAGGCCGGCATCCACTCCGGCGACTCGGCGTGCACCCTGCCCTCGATCACCCTGGGCAGCGAGGACATCGAGCGCATCCGCTACTCCACCGAGGCCATCGCGCGCGGTACCGGGGTACGGGGCCTGCTCAACGTCCAGTACGCACTCGCCTCCGGCGTCCTCAACGTCCTCGAGGCCAACCCGCGCGCCTCCCGCACGGTCCCGTTCGTCTCCAAGGCCACCGCGGTGCCGCTGGCCAAGGCCGCTGCCCGCGTCATGGCCGGGACCAGCATCGCCGAGCTGCGCGCCGAGGGCATGCTGCCCCCCAAGGGCGACGGCGGCAACCTGCCCGCCGACGCCCCGGTGTCGGTGAAGGAGGCCGTGCTGCCCTTCAACCGGTTCATCAACAAGGAGGGCGAGGGCGTCGACACCATCCTCGGCCCCGAGATGCGCTCCACCGGTGAGGTCATGGGCCTGGACACCGACTTCGGTTCCGCCTACGCCAAGTCCCAGCTGGCGGTCAACGGCAACGTGCCCACCCAGGGCAAGGTGTTCGTCTCGGTCGCCAACCGCGACAAGCGTTCGATGATCTTCCCGGTCAAGCGCCTGGCCGACCTCGGCTTCGAGATCCTGGCCACCGAGGGCACCGCCGTGGTCCTGCGCCGCAACGGAGTCCGCGCCACCGTGGTGCGCAAGCACAGCACGGGCACCGGCCCGGGCGGCGAGCCCACCATCGTGCAGCTCATCCACGACGGTGAGGTCGACCTGATCGTCAACACCCCGTTCGGCAGCGCGGGCCAGTCCGGTCCGCGTCTGGACGGGTACGAGATCCGCACCGCGGCCATCGCGCGCGGGGTGCCCAGCGTCACCACCGTGCAGGGTCTTGCCGCCGCCGTCCAGGCGATCGAGGCGCGCGTGCGCGGCGACATCGGGGTGCGCTCCCTCCAGGAGCACGCCCAGGCGATCACGGAGAGCCGCCGGAGCTCCTAG
- a CDS encoding aspartate carbamoyltransferase catalytic subunit, translating into MRHLLSTGDLSRDEATLILDTAAELAQVGDRSVKKLPTLRGRTVVNLFYEDSTRTRTSFELAAKRLSADVINFSAKGSSVSKGESLKDTALTLQAMGADAVVIRHSASGAAHRLANWVDGSVLNAGDGTHEHPTQALLDAYTMRDRLGRLEGLRVAVVGDILHSRVARSNVLLLTTLGAHVTLVAPPTLLPVSVNTWPCEVSYDLDEVLPKSDVVMMLRVQAERMRDSFFPSVREYSRNYGLDGERLGRMPAEAIVMHPGPMVRGMEISAEVADSPRCTVTEQVANGVSLRMAVLYLLLGGS; encoded by the coding sequence ATGCGCCACCTGCTCTCCACCGGTGACCTCAGCCGCGACGAGGCCACGCTCATCCTGGACACCGCCGCCGAGTTGGCCCAGGTCGGGGACCGCTCCGTCAAGAAGCTCCCCACCCTGCGCGGACGCACCGTGGTCAACCTCTTCTACGAGGACTCCACCCGCACCCGCACCTCCTTCGAGTTGGCCGCCAAGCGCCTGTCCGCCGACGTCATCAACTTCTCGGCCAAGGGCTCCAGCGTCTCCAAGGGGGAGAGCCTCAAGGACACCGCGCTCACCCTCCAGGCCATGGGCGCCGACGCCGTCGTCATTCGGCACAGCGCCTCCGGGGCCGCCCACCGCCTGGCCAACTGGGTGGACGGGTCCGTCCTCAACGCCGGGGACGGCACCCACGAACACCCCACCCAGGCCCTGCTGGACGCCTACACTATGCGCGACCGCCTCGGCCGCCTGGAAGGGCTGCGGGTGGCCGTGGTCGGCGACATCCTGCACAGCCGGGTCGCCCGCTCCAACGTGCTGCTGCTCACCACCCTGGGCGCGCACGTCACCCTGGTCGCGCCGCCCACCCTGCTGCCGGTCTCGGTGAACACCTGGCCCTGCGAGGTCTCCTACGACCTCGACGAGGTCCTGCCCAAATCCGACGTCGTCATGATGCTGCGGGTGCAGGCCGAGCGGATGCGCGACTCCTTCTTCCCCTCCGTGCGCGAGTACAGCCGCAACTACGGGCTCGACGGCGAGCGCCTGGGCCGGATGCCCGCCGAGGCCATCGTCATGCACCCCGGCCCGATGGTCCGCGGCATGGAGATCTCCGCCGAGGTCGCCGACTCCCCGCGCTGCACCGTCACCGAGCAGGTCGCCAACGGCGTCAGCCTGCGCATGGCCGTGCTCTACCTGCTGCTCGGCGGTTCCTAA
- a CDS encoding dihydroorotate dehydrogenase electron transfer subunit: MSDNGPVQTRCPVLNVRRVDAYYAITVVAPGIAERFRSGQFVSVAVGGDHSSTLLRRPFAIHDVKPDYGGTVEFLFAVRGSGTAWLAERRSRDLLDVVGPLGRPFPLPRDPVNCVLVGGGSGSAPLFPLAQSLRRRGCRVDFVLGAASADRVFSAITARRIAETAAFTTDDGSFGTRGRVTDVLGKVIEEARSDAVYACGPMPMLRAVTQVAGGHGIPVQVAVEETMACGIGICMTCVIPVVGEDGITRMVRSCVDGPVFRGEQVRFDDVGTIPFDALGAPGWKGTGASLAAESARDIA, translated from the coding sequence ATGAGCGACAACGGACCGGTGCAGACCAGGTGCCCCGTGCTGAACGTGCGCAGGGTGGACGCCTACTACGCCATCACCGTCGTCGCACCGGGCATCGCCGAACGCTTCCGTTCCGGCCAGTTCGTGTCGGTGGCGGTCGGCGGAGACCACTCCAGCACGCTGCTGCGCCGCCCCTTCGCCATCCACGACGTCAAACCGGATTACGGCGGCACCGTCGAGTTCCTGTTCGCGGTGCGCGGCAGCGGGACCGCCTGGCTGGCCGAGCGAAGATCACGCGACCTGCTCGACGTGGTCGGCCCCCTCGGTCGCCCCTTCCCCCTGCCCCGGGACCCGGTCAACTGCGTGCTCGTGGGCGGGGGCTCGGGCAGCGCGCCCCTGTTCCCGCTCGCCCAGTCGCTGCGCCGGCGGGGCTGCCGGGTGGACTTCGTGCTGGGCGCCGCCTCCGCCGACCGCGTGTTCAGCGCCATCACGGCCCGCCGCATCGCCGAGACCGCCGCCTTCACCACCGACGACGGCTCCTTCGGCACGCGCGGACGGGTCACCGACGTCCTGGGCAAGGTGATCGAGGAGGCCCGCTCCGACGCCGTCTACGCCTGCGGTCCCATGCCGATGCTGCGCGCCGTCACCCAGGTGGCGGGCGGTCACGGCATCCCCGTTCAGGTCGCCGTCGAGGAGACCATGGCGTGCGGGATCGGGATCTGCATGACCTGCGTGATCCCGGTGGTGGGAGAGGACGGCATCACCCGGATGGTGCGCTCCTGCGTGGACGGCCCGGTCTTCCGGGGCGAGCAGGTGCGCTTCGACGACGTTGGCACCATTCCCTTCGACGCCCTGGGCGCACCCGGCTGGAAGGGGACCGGGGCCTCCCTCGCCGCGGAGTCGGCCCGCGACATCGCCTGA